A genomic stretch from Desulfotignum balticum DSM 7044 includes:
- a CDS encoding glycogen synthase, with protein MAQKPRILIVTPEVSYLPEDMGTRSNYSAKAGGLADVSAALISALFDLGCDVHVALPDYRSIFDGATTKTHSRELAKIRKRLDEERIHLAADRAFYYLNNVYSGYSDMDLKVSLAFQREVINNIIPRVEPDIIHCNDWMTGLIPAMSRKMEIPCLFTIHNIHTMTSTLAEIEDRGIDAASFWQWLYFKKPPENYEESRGWNRVDFLSSGVFAAHYVNTVSPTFLKEIVEDRHPFVEPCLKNELSGKYHAGCATGILNAPEPEFNPAVDDLIRYNYGPKNHKQFKAANKTYLQKILDLEENEHAPLFFWPSRLDPVQKGCQLLADIMYQMVDRYWDQGLQIVSVASGAYEKYFHEIVRFHGIGRRVSICGFNEGLSHQAFAAADFVLMPSAFEPCGLPQMIGGIYGSLPIVFDTGGLHDTVTQLDPSADTGNGFLFNVHDAQGLSWAMHRAMDFYMLDEQIREQQIHRIMIDSVLGFNHSRCAEAYINLYEKMLQRPFLV; from the coding sequence ATGGCACAAAAACCCCGAATTCTGATTGTGACGCCGGAAGTTTCCTATCTGCCGGAGGATATGGGAACCCGGTCCAACTATTCCGCCAAGGCCGGTGGGCTGGCGGATGTGTCTGCGGCCCTGATTTCCGCTTTGTTCGACCTGGGGTGCGATGTGCATGTGGCGCTGCCGGATTACCGGTCCATCTTTGACGGGGCCACCACCAAGACCCACAGCCGGGAACTGGCCAAGATCCGTAAACGCCTGGATGAAGAGCGGATCCATCTGGCGGCGGACCGGGCGTTTTATTATCTGAACAATGTGTATTCCGGATATTCCGATATGGATCTGAAAGTATCCCTGGCGTTCCAGCGGGAGGTGATCAACAACATCATTCCCCGGGTGGAGCCGGACATTATCCACTGCAATGACTGGATGACCGGCCTGATTCCGGCCATGTCCCGGAAAATGGAGATCCCCTGCCTGTTCACCATTCACAATATCCATACCATGACTTCCACCCTGGCGGAGATCGAGGACCGGGGCATTGATGCGGCCTCGTTCTGGCAGTGGCTGTACTTTAAAAAACCGCCGGAAAACTATGAAGAGAGCCGGGGATGGAACCGGGTGGATTTTCTCTCTTCCGGGGTGTTTGCGGCCCATTACGTGAATACGGTAAGCCCCACTTTTTTAAAAGAGATCGTGGAGGACCGTCATCCGTTTGTGGAACCCTGCCTGAAAAACGAGCTGTCCGGTAAATATCATGCCGGATGCGCCACCGGCATTCTCAACGCGCCGGAGCCGGAATTCAACCCGGCCGTGGATGATCTGATCCGATACAATTATGGACCTAAAAACCACAAACAGTTCAAGGCGGCCAACAAAACCTATCTGCAAAAAATTCTGGATCTGGAGGAAAACGAACACGCCCCTTTGTTTTTCTGGCCTTCCCGGCTGGATCCCGTGCAGAAAGGCTGCCAGCTGCTGGCCGACATCATGTATCAGATGGTGGACCGGTACTGGGATCAGGGGCTGCAGATCGTATCCGTGGCATCCGGGGCCTATGAAAAATATTTTCATGAAATCGTCCGGTTCCATGGGATCGGCCGGCGTGTCAGCATTTGCGGATTCAACGAGGGATTGTCCCATCAGGCCTTTGCCGCGGCTGATTTCGTGCTCATGCCTTCGGCGTTCGAACCCTGCGGCCTGCCCCAGATGATCGGCGGAATCTATGGCTCCCTGCCCATCGTGTTTGACACCGGCGGGTTGCATGATACCGTGACGCAGCTGGATCCTTCGGCAGATACAGGCAACGGATTTTTGTTCAATGTCCATGATGCCCAGGGGCTTTCCTGGGCCATGCACCGGGCTATGGATTTTTACATGTTGGATGAACAGATCAGGGAACAGCAGATCCACCGGATCATGATCGACAGCGTGCTGGGGTTCAACCATTCCCGGTGTGCCGAAGCGTATATCAATCTGTATGAAAAAATGCTCCAGAGGCCCTTCCTTGTCTGA